The Chloroflexota bacterium genome includes a region encoding these proteins:
- a CDS encoding ribose-phosphate pyrophosphokinase yields the protein MGGILYGELSIFTGNAHPQLARDICAYLGVPLGRAEVFEFTNENIFVKINQNVREHDVFVVQPTCAPVNKSVMELLIMLDALKRASASRITAVIPYFAYGRSDKKDQPRVPITARLLAELLQVAGCDRVLTMDLHAGQVQGFFRIPVDELTAMFPLADYFRAMEIIDPVVVAADLGFAKRARNFANMIGGSVAFVEKRRLGNDSNSESLGIIGDVRGRTAIIMDDEIDTAGSITNAAAIVKQEGAREVLAACTHAVLSGPAIQRIENSVISTLVTTDTCRIDPHKRMSRLRILPIGLHLGEAISRIHTGGSVGALFGVQA from the coding sequence TTGGGAGGGATCTTGTACGGCGAGCTTTCGATCTTCACGGGCAATGCGCACCCACAGCTCGCGCGCGACATCTGTGCGTACCTGGGCGTGCCCCTCGGTCGAGCGGAAGTCTTCGAGTTCACCAACGAGAACATCTTCGTCAAGATCAACCAGAACGTCCGCGAGCACGACGTGTTCGTGGTGCAGCCGACCTGTGCCCCCGTCAACAAGAGCGTGATGGAGCTGCTCATCATGCTCGACGCGCTCAAGCGGGCCTCTGCCAGCCGGATCACGGCAGTCATCCCGTATTTCGCCTATGGACGCTCCGACAAGAAGGATCAGCCGCGCGTACCGATCACGGCGCGCCTGCTGGCCGAGCTGCTCCAGGTGGCCGGCTGCGACCGCGTCCTGACGATGGATCTGCACGCCGGGCAGGTGCAGGGCTTCTTCCGCATCCCCGTGGACGAGCTGACGGCGATGTTCCCGCTGGCGGACTACTTCCGCGCCATGGAGATCATCGATCCGGTGGTGGTCGCGGCGGACCTCGGTTTTGCCAAGCGGGCGCGCAACTTCGCCAACATGATCGGCGGCTCGGTGGCGTTTGTCGAGAAGCGCCGCCTGGGCAACGACAGCAACAGCGAGTCATTGGGCATCATCGGCGACGTGCGCGGGCGGACGGCCATCATCATGGATGACGAGATCGACACGGCCGGCTCGATCACCAATGCCGCCGCCATCGTGAAGCAGGAGGGCGCGCGCGAGGTGCTGGCCGCCTGCACCCACGCGGTCCTGTCTGGCCCGGCCATCCAGCGCATCGAGAACAGCGTGATCTCGACGCTCGTCACGACCGACACCTGCCGTATCGATCCGCACAAGCGGATGTCTCGCCTGCGAATTCTGCCCATTGGCCTACATCTGGGCGAGGCGATTAGTCGTATTCATACGGGTGGATCGGTCGGAGCGCTGTTCGGCGTCCAGGCCTGA
- the secA gene encoding preprotein translocase subunit SecA — translation MLGWVNKLLGGRPWEREVKKIEPLIDEINDFEPELQDLTDAELRDKTTELRGRLLAGEDLDSLLPEAFASVREAARRVIGMRHYDVQMIGGAILHRGKIAEMKTGEGKTLVATLPVYLNALTGKGVHLVTTNDYLARRDAQWMGQVYHALGMSIGVIQHESAFIYDPEYQAEEASMMALRPAEHRREAYAADITYGTNNEFGFDYLRDNMVWRKEDMVQRDLHYAIVDEVDNILIDEARTPLIISGPAEEATDYYAQFARIVPRLREEDDFTIEQRTRSLQITEEGIEKVERMLGVQNLYAPENMELSHYLENAMKAQFLFQRDDHYVVQDGEIVIVDEFTGRMMPGRRYSEGLHQAIEAKEGVHVQRENVTLARITFQNYFRLYSKLGGMTGTAMTELDEFRRIYNLDVVPIPTHRPMIRQDNSDFVFKSEDAKLKAVVNEIRELNETGRPVLVGTVSIEKSELLSHRLVEAGVKHDVLNAKQHEREANIIAQAGRPSAVTIATNMAGRGVDILLGGNPAGLADDMLRKQGVDRTTATHEQIAAATAEANEICQRDREVVRSLGGLHILGTERHEARRIDNQLRGRAGRQGDPGSSRFFVSLEDELMKRFGGSSIAGLMDKLGLEEDVPLEHSWVNKAIENAQTKVEAYNFDIRKHVVEYDDVMNKQREVIYADRKQVLTQENLRPMIESWVVEELDGLIDAYLPHEDTANWDHEGLLAELRKLLPLAETVSAEELEDFRRDELIERLRTMAVEIYTARETQFTPGLMRMLEQQWMLNVIDRHWINHLTAIDDVRDGIGLRAYGQRDPLVEYKVEAASMFDDLLETIRHDVVYAIYHIAPRLEPVRRTQPTTTNREDEEDGKQPVKAGKKVGRNDPCPCGSGRKFKKCHGR, via the coding sequence ATGCTCGGGTGGGTGAATAAGCTCCTAGGCGGCCGGCCCTGGGAACGCGAGGTCAAGAAGATTGAGCCGTTGATCGACGAGATCAACGACTTTGAGCCCGAGCTTCAGGATCTGACAGACGCCGAGCTGCGCGACAAGACGACGGAGCTGCGCGGGCGCTTGCTGGCCGGCGAGGATCTTGACAGCCTGCTGCCGGAGGCGTTCGCCTCGGTCCGCGAGGCGGCGCGGCGCGTCATCGGGATGCGCCACTACGACGTGCAGATGATCGGCGGTGCGATCCTCCATCGCGGTAAGATCGCCGAGATGAAGACGGGCGAAGGCAAGACGCTCGTCGCGACGTTGCCGGTCTACCTCAACGCGCTGACCGGCAAGGGCGTGCATCTCGTCACCACGAACGACTACCTCGCCCGACGTGACGCCCAGTGGATGGGACAGGTCTACCACGCGCTGGGGATGTCCATCGGCGTCATCCAGCACGAGTCAGCGTTCATCTACGACCCGGAGTACCAGGCCGAAGAGGCGTCGATGATGGCGCTGCGGCCAGCCGAGCACCGCCGTGAGGCGTACGCCGCCGACATCACCTACGGCACCAACAACGAGTTCGGCTTCGACTACCTGCGCGACAATATGGTCTGGCGCAAGGAAGACATGGTGCAGCGGGACTTGCACTACGCCATCGTGGATGAGGTCGACAACATCCTCATCGACGAGGCGCGGACCCCGCTCATCATCTCGGGGCCGGCCGAAGAGGCGACGGACTACTACGCGCAGTTCGCGCGGATCGTGCCGCGCCTGCGCGAAGAGGATGATTTCACCATCGAGCAGCGGACCCGCTCGCTGCAGATCACCGAAGAGGGCATCGAGAAGGTCGAGCGCATGCTCGGGGTGCAGAACCTGTACGCCCCCGAGAACATGGAGCTGAGCCACTACCTCGAAAACGCCATGAAGGCGCAGTTCCTCTTCCAGCGCGACGATCACTACGTCGTGCAGGATGGCGAGATCGTCATCGTGGATGAGTTCACGGGCCGCATGATGCCCGGCCGTCGCTACAGCGAGGGCTTGCACCAGGCGATCGAGGCCAAGGAAGGGGTCCACGTTCAGCGCGAGAACGTCACGCTGGCGCGGATCACGTTCCAGAACTACTTCCGCCTCTACAGCAAGCTCGGCGGTATGACCGGCACCGCGATGACCGAGCTGGACGAGTTCCGCCGCATTTACAACCTGGACGTGGTGCCGATCCCGACGCACCGCCCGATGATCCGGCAGGACAACTCGGACTTCGTGTTCAAGAGCGAGGACGCGAAGCTGAAGGCGGTCGTCAACGAGATCCGCGAGCTGAACGAGACGGGCCGCCCGGTCCTGGTGGGTACCGTCTCCATCGAGAAGTCGGAGCTGCTGTCGCACCGGCTGGTCGAGGCCGGCGTCAAGCATGACGTGCTGAACGCCAAGCAGCACGAGCGTGAGGCCAACATCATCGCCCAGGCTGGCCGTCCGAGCGCGGTGACCATCGCCACGAATATGGCGGGGCGCGGCGTGGACATTCTGCTCGGCGGCAACCCGGCCGGTCTCGCGGACGACATGTTGCGGAAGCAAGGTGTGGACCGCACGACGGCGACGCACGAGCAGATCGCTGCCGCCACCGCTGAGGCCAACGAGATCTGTCAGCGCGATCGCGAGGTCGTGCGGAGCCTCGGCGGCCTGCACATCCTCGGCACCGAGCGCCACGAGGCGCGGCGCATCGACAATCAGCTGCGCGGCCGGGCTGGCCGCCAGGGCGATCCCGGCTCGTCGCGCTTCTTCGTCTCGCTTGAAGATGAGTTGATGAAGCGGTTCGGCGGCTCCTCCATCGCCGGACTGATGGACAAGCTCGGCCTCGAAGAGGATGTGCCGCTGGAGCACTCCTGGGTCAACAAGGCCATCGAGAACGCGCAGACGAAGGTCGAGGCGTACAACTTCGACATCCGGAAGCACGTCGTCGAGTACGACGACGTGATGAACAAGCAGCGCGAGGTCATCTACGCCGACCGCAAGCAGGTGCTCACCCAGGAGAACCTGCGCCCGATGATCGAGAGCTGGGTTGTCGAGGAGCTGGACGGGCTGATCGACGCCTACCTGCCCCACGAGGATACGGCCAACTGGGACCACGAGGGCCTGCTGGCCGAGCTTCGAAAGCTGCTGCCGCTCGCGGAGACAGTGAGCGCCGAAGAGTTGGAAGATTTCCGCCGTGATGAGCTGATCGAACGGCTCCGCACGATGGCCGTCGAGATTTACACGGCGCGTGAGACGCAGTTCACGCCCGGTCTGATGCGGATGCTCGAACAGCAGTGGATGCTGAACGTCATCGACCGCCACTGGATCAATCACCTGACCGCCATCGACGACGTGCGCGATGGCATCGGGCTTCGGGCATACGGGCAGCGTGACCCTCTGGTCGAGTACAAGGTTGAAGCAGCGTCGATGTTCGACGATTTGCTTGAGACGATTCGACACGATGTGGTCTACGCCATCTATCATATCGCTCCCCGGCTGGAGCCCGTTCGTCGGACCCAACCGACGACGACCAACCGCGAGGACGAAGAGGATGGTAAGCAGCCGGTAAAGGCCGGCAAGAAGGTTGGGCGAAACGACCCTTGCCCGTGTGGAAGTGGACGCAAGTTCAAGAAATGCCACGGGCGCTGA